A single genomic interval of Arctopsyche grandis isolate Sample6627 chromosome 8, ASM5162203v2, whole genome shotgun sequence harbors:
- the ari-2 gene encoding E3 ubiquitin-protein ligase ari-2, giving the protein MSESEMELSEGSMDGGSADERDYYEGVHEDCEAEAAERAPDPDFFLYNCLTPDLVDKMLNESIERLTDTCQVTPSLAKVMLHAYKWNEQELIQKYKENARVVLISCKVKPAIESNAGGSSDQGSSSSDTNSSDMCSVCASITLSSYRRALACGHSFCNDCWAMHFEVQIMQGVSTGIECMATNCEVRAPEDFVLALVHKPSLRDRYQQFCFQDYVKSHPQLRYCPGPNCQVVIQGKSTRGGQVVCGTCGSRWCFRCGAQPHAPVDCSLIKRWLTKCADDSETANYISAHTKDCPACQICIEKNGGCNHMQCYACRHDFCWMCLGEWRTHGSEYYECSRYRENPGVAHDSHHAQAREALKKYLHYYERWENHAKSLRLEEHTLESLRNKINEKVSSGNGTWIDWQPLFDGAALLARCRYTLQYTYPYAYFMEQGPRKELFEYQQAQLEAEIENLSWKIERAETTDKGDLQNQMNIAEKRRTTLLKEFLEL; this is encoded by the exons ATGTCGGAGTCGGAGATGGAGCTGTCGGAGGGTTCGATGGACGGGGGTTCGGCGGACGAGCGCGACTACTACGAGGGGGTCCACGAAGACTGCGAGGCGGAGGCTGCCGAGAGGGCGCCCGACCCTGACTTCTTCCTCTACAACTGCCTCACTCCAGACCTCGTCGACAAGATGCTCAACGAGTCCATCGAGAGACTCACCGACACCTGTCAAGTCACGCCTTCTCTGGCCAAG GTGATGCTGCACGCTTACAAGTGGAACGAGCAGGAGCTCATCCAAAAGTATAAGGAGAATGCCAGGGTGGTGCTCATATCTTGCAAGGTGAAGCCGGCCATCGAGAGCAATGCGGGCGGGTCCAGCGATCAGGGTAGTAGCTCCTCCGACACCAATTCGTCCGACATGTGTTCCGTGTGTGCCTCCATTACGCTCTCGTCTTATCGGCGAGCTCTCGCCTGCGGTCATTCTTTCTGCAACGACTGCTGGGCGATGCATTTCGAAGTTCAAATCATGCAAG GCGTTTCTACTGGTATAGAATGCATGGCTACGAACTGCGAAGTGAGAGCTCCGGAAGACTTTGTATTAGCGCTAGTGCACAAACCATCCCTCCGCGACCGTTACCAGCAGTTTTGCTTTCAAGATTATGTTAAGAGTCATCCCCAACTTAGATATTGTCCCGGTCCTAATTGTCAG GTGGTGATACAAGGTAAAAGCACTCGCGGCGGTCAAGTCGTGTGCGGAACTTGCGGCAGTCGGTGGTGTTTCAGATGCGGTGCACAGCCTCATGCTCCCGTCGACTGTTCTTTAATTAAACGTTGGCTTACGAAGTGTGCCGACGACTCCGAGACTGCCAACTACATCAGCGCTCACACCAAA GATTGTCCTGCTTGTCAAATATGCATAGAAAAGAACGGTGGATGCAACCACATGCAATGTTATGCTTGTCGGCACGACTTCTGTTGGATGTGTCTCGGCGAGTGGCGAACTCACGGCTCTGAATACTACGAATGTTCCAGATATCGCGAAAATCCCGGCGTCGCTCATGACTCTCATCATGCTCAA GCACGCGAGGCTCTAAAGAAATATTTGCACTACTACGAACGTTGGGAGAACCACGCCAAGTCTCTGAGGTTGGAAGAGCACACTCTGGAGAGCCTCCGGAACAAGATCAACGAAAAGGTATCGAGTGGAAACGGCACATGGATCGATTGGCAGCCGTTGTTCGACGGAGCCGCACTATTGGCACGTTGTCGCTACACGTTACAGTACACGTATCCCTATGCTTACTTCATGGAGCAAGGACCCCGTAAAGAGCTGTTCGAATACCAACAG GCTCAATTGGAGGCCGAGATCGAGAATCTGTCTTGGAAGATCGAGCGTGCGGAGACCACCGACAAGGGCGATCTGCAGAACCAGATGAACATCGCAGAGAAGAGAAGAACGACATTGCTCAAAGAATTCTTAGAATTGTGA
- the PIG-T gene encoding phosphatidylinositol glycan anchor biosynthesis class T, with the protein MLTPAWALFLPVLFLKYVRGNADSFTEELLIKPLSNNHVYTYFQFTTTWSTDALQHHTHLFPRSFGEIIARYQIDELHLSLTEGLWKHLHWGYPVVDAPSGAEMYAWFSPDTKDVDTQWKLLTESMSGLFCASLNFIDLSNSLQPQLSFRPSGVYKNFQSNNSFVRYATLPREIVCTENLTPWKKLLPCDSKKGLAMLLNSGRLHNTNYHSLGIHFRSVCGDDKCTTKSYELKQTMSLVYDAEIIGSRDWSVQKLFGQGIMGPCPLAVTSLIYVDTSSNDTTPFTLVPSYDRLDTSVRGGVQVDLAIFDLNQRKTQVFNIAAIHSQPQRVRVPIPPPLHVNRYIAGYGQEISAIVTQMYNNHWQPIDVVLLENIPWFLPVYLQTLSIENSVQKIIPKAKYYIPGKGKSRPYYLELALRLPPKSTTTVSIDFDYVFMKWQEYPPDANHGFYIGSAVVTAMLPVARNFTSSFMYFDTLNSSIKTPRPGYIVQMHTENMIITLPTPDFSMPYNVICLACTVVALAFGPLHNITTKSLYLRLDTSDGDKSMFQIIKEKLFCKKLKKIEPEVTDQALRVESDSPKIVK; encoded by the exons ATGCTGACACCTGCTTGGGCGTTGTTTCTTCCCGTACTATTCTTGAAATATGTCCGAGGCAATGCAGACTCCTTTACGGAAGAACTTTTAATCAAACCACTCTCCAACAATCACGTGTATACCTATTTTCAATTTACAACAACGTGGTCAACGGACGCCTTAC AGCATCACACCCATCTATTTCCTCGTTCGTTCGGTGAAATAATAGCACGATACCAAATTGACGAGTTGCATCTGAGTTTAACGGAAGGCCTATGGAAACATTTACATTGGGGCTATCCCGTAGTAGACGCTCCATCCGGAGCTGAAATGTATGCTTGGTTTTCTCCAGATACAAAGGACGTTGATACACAATGGAAGCTTCTTACGGAGAGCATGTCGGGACTATTTTGCGCTTCTTTGAATTTCATAGACCTATCAAACTCTTTGCAGCCTCAATTATCTTTCAGGCCGTCAGGTGTATATAAAAACTTTCAGAGCAACAATTCATTTGTACGATACGCAACACTTCCGAGAGAGATAGTGTGCACTGAAAACTTGACTCCGTGGAAGAAGTTGCTGCCGTGCGATTCTAAAAAGGGTCTGGCGATGCTTCTCAATTCCGGAAGATTGCACAATACAAACTACCACTCTTTAGGCATTCATTTTAGATCAGTCTGTGGCGATGATAAATGCACGACTAAATCCTACGAGTTGAAACAGACCATGTCGCTAGTTTACGATGCTGAGATAATCGGCAGCCGCGACTGGTCTGTCCAAAAGCTCTTCGGACAAGGAATCATGGGGCCATGTCCTTTAGCCGTTACCAGTTTGATATACGTAGACACGTCTTCCAATGACACTACACCGTTTACCCTGGTGCCGAGCTATGATAGATTGGATACGTCGGTGCGGGGTGGTGTCCAAGTAGATCTGGCCATTTTCGATCTGAACCAGAGGAAGACGCAAGTGTTCAACATAGCTGCCATCCATTCACAGCCTCAGCGGGTCCGAGTTCCGATCCCTCCTCCACTACACGTTAATAGATACATTGCAGGGTACGGACAAGAAATAAGCGCCATTGTCACACAGATGTATAACAACCATTGGCAGCCGATCGATGTCGTACTATTGGAAAATATTCCGTGGTTCCTTCCCGTTTATCTGCAGACTCTGTCCATTGAGAATAGCGTCCAGAAAATAATTCCAAAAGCGAAATACTACATTCCGGGTAAGGGGAAGAGTCGTCCGTACTATTTGGAGTTGGCTTTACGTCTGCCGCCAAAAAGCACCACCACAGTGTCTATAGATTTTGATTATGTCTTCATGAAATGGCAAGAGTATCCTCCGGATGCTAATCATGGATTTTACATTGGATCTGCAGTCGTAACCGCCATGCTGCCCGTGGCTAGGAATTTTACAAGTTCATTCATGTACTTTGATACTTTGAACTCTTCGATCAAAACTCCAAGACCTG gTTACATCGTTCAAATGCATACTGAAAACATGATAATAACATTGCCGACTCCAGATTTCAGCATGCCGTATAATGTCATCTGTTTAGCGTGCACCGTAGTGGCCCTCGCTTTCGGCCCGTTGCACAACATCACGACAAAGTCTTTATACTTGCGTTTGGACACGAGCGACGGCGACAAAAGCATGTTTCAAATCATCAAGGAGAAGCTGTTCTGCAAGAAGCTGAAGAAGATCGAGCCCGAGGTCACTGACCAAGCGCTGAGAGTCGAGAGCGACAGTCCAAAGATAGTGAAATGA
- the Atac1 gene encoding ada2a-containing complex component 1 — MEEDESREFYFESDHLALRNNDDYRSMLKYIVSLESQKLMVIKDIETLYTSQRNALEDPLKFLDDLKSGNVDLPQTYTIPELPSINWSQYGMSQQIPNSTKEKMSDSESENSNIFIRGRPFNQTKPQTFNQLWTCEEQKRLEELLKEFPEEEVDMRRWAKIANALGNRTPKQVMSRVQKYFIKLQRAGLPVPGRVRFSKTNHNNRNPRNNKVLQKKSTFFPHQNVPVLMDESQFDSNVKMEYGETKEWTQLELMNAVYERRKIEEMSDQPLSVHKGISCISCKSLDIVGTRWVDGVGGDWCSDCLVEYQPTTRMIPVTSNDTDI, encoded by the exons atggaagagGATGAAAGTAGAGAGTTTTACTTCGAATCAGACCATTTAGCTTTGCGAAACAATGACGATTACAGAAGCATGCTCAAATATATCGTATCGCTCGAATCTCAAAAACTTATGGTAATAAAG GATATTGAAACATTATATACGTCCCAAAGAAATGCCCTCGAAGATCCGCTAAAATTCTTAGACGATTTGAAAAGCGGCAACGTGGACTTACCTCAAACTTACACCATCCCCGAA CTACCTTCTATAAATTGGTCTCAATATGGCATGTCGCAACAAATTCCTAACTCGACCAAAGAGAAAATGTCCGACTCTGAATcggaaaattcaaatatattcatCAGAGGCAGACCGTTCAATCAAACGAAACCTCAAACGTTCAACCAG CTGTGGACGTGCGAGGAACAAAAGCGTTTAGAAGAATTGCTGAAGGAATTCCCGGAAGAAGAAGTCGACATGAGACGATGGGCCAAGATCGCAAACGCTCTAGGGAACAGAACTCCGAAGCAAGTAATGAGTCGCGTTCAAAAGTATTTCATCAAATTACAACGAGCTGGTTTACCGGTGCCTGGACGTGTCCGATTCTCGAAA ACCAATCACAATAATCGAAATCCACGCAACAATAAAGTGCTACAAAAGAAATCCACATTCTTCCCTCATCAAAACGTTCCTGTTTTAATGGACGAAAGTCAG TTTGATTCTAATGTCAAAATGGAGTACGGCGAAACTAAAGAATGGACACAATTAGAGCTGATGAATGCCGTCTATGAAAgaagaaaaattgaagaaatgtCCGACCAGCCGTTGTCTGTTCATAAAGGAATATCT TGTATTAGTTGTAAATCCCTGGACATTGTCGGAACTCGATGGGTAGACGGAGTAGGAGGCGACTGGTGCTCGGATTGCCTGGTCGAATATCAACCGACGACCAGAATGATTCCGGTGACGTCAAACGATACAGACATTtga